The following DNA comes from Hordeum vulgare subsp. vulgare chromosome 3H, MorexV3_pseudomolecules_assembly, whole genome shotgun sequence.
TATGTTGTTTGATTTAGTTTTACTTTGTCATATTACTCTGTAGTTTCAATGATGATGCATATATGTCGACTGTGGGTGTTGACTCCAAAAATATGTTTCAAACCAATGAAGTTGATGAAGATGAATATGAAGTGGATGGTGATGGTGAGGATTTGATCGGTGCACCGAAAGAAAAGGCTTCCAACTACATCGTCCACGAAGCCTAATTGTTTTGCAACACATACAGGATGAGGAATGATAGTtcatgtttgattttttttttgtctgaatttgtttgtcatgaacttgctTGTGCTCATCTTATTTGTGCAAAACTTTACATATTTTAGATGTTTGATCATGTTGTATGTGGGTCGCTTGGACGCGGTGCTCGAATTTTTACAGCGCTTGCTAAAGCGGCGCCAGCGTGCTAAAAATTTATAGCGTTtagtgaagcaactgcctactcGCGCGCAAAAATCACTGTTATCCGTGCTGTAAAAAGTTTTTAGTGCGCCGTGTCagcgtctgttggagatgctcttagggcgACTGGTATGGCAAGTTGCTGCAGCCGTGATGCCAACTTGTCGTTGCTCCCGCGTGCCGGCAAAAAATATGCATGGACAGAGGCAGGGAGAGGTGGGAGTTAACAGacaggggggagggggagggcttgCCGGCCAGGTGCAGAGGTGGAGTTatatatttgttttatttagaaaAGTTCAAGTGGGTGAAAAATAACACGAAAATTGCACTTTTAACTAGACTATCTCTTTTGACGGCACCCTTTTAGCTACACTATAGTTATACTACTTTTCGAAATTGAGTGAAACTTCGAGGAATAAATAACAAGTCGCCTGAGATTTAAATGGATTATAGTTCACGTGCCCACTCCATATCCGGCGGGTACGTAGTTTCTTGGCTGGTGCCAAGGACATGGAACAAAGGCCAAGTCTCGATAGGTGGCTTTGATGGAATTCTCAAAGAGAGGTATATAATATGTAAAAGATCAAATCAACACGCTAGAGCGTCATAAACAAACGAGATGGGCAGCACGACTGTGACGACGATGAAAAGGACCGTGACAGGCATGCAGGTGGCCTCAGAGGTCATGCCTACGAGGTCACCGGGGAGAGCGTCTAGTGCTACCGAGGCTCAAGTGCTACTGTGATACGGACTCTTGGACCTTCGGATTCTCAGATCGGAAGGTATCCGGAAGTTGATGGATCTGGTGGACCCTATGCCTAAATTTTGCAAATGTTGCAAGTTATTGGGAGTTGTCCGATCTAAGAATCCGACGACCCAAGAGTTCGTATCACAGGAGCACCTAAACCTCGGTAGCACTAGATATTTTCCCCAGGTCACCTTGGGGTATCATGCGtagcaattttttttattttttgttcaaTTTATTAGTTAAATTTGTTAATTAGCTTCTGATTTACATGTAATATATGGATCCCTACTTACACTAGCCACCATTGCTGTCTGCACAAGACGATACGGCGAATCAAGGACTGTGATTTGATTCAAACTTCTTTGTATGACATGTCCCGCTTTCATGAATTTGGTACATTTGATTTGTTAGCCGACATTTGGTGATTAGGGCTGGATGAGCGCTCTCCTGTCTATGGGTGCTTGGTGTGTCCATGTTAATGCACGGTGTTGAAGATGGAtttacttcctcaaacttttgAGGTATCTCCTTCAAACAGGCTTCCACATCGATTTATATGCAAAGCAACACAGTCGAACCGATACAAGTTGATGGAAAACCATCTTATAGACGGGTGGATTGGGACCATGCGCAATGTGATCATAGGACATGCTCACTACCCCCTCAATTACGATGCCGCAGCTCCCTCCGAACCAAGGCGTGGAGGCGTGCGTTGCACATGCCGCAGCTCCCTCCGAGCCAAGGCGAAAGCGTTGTGCCCATCATGTTGCCCTAGTAAAGGAGGAGAAGGTGCTCGCCACACATGATGTCGTCCGAGCCAGGGGGATGAAACGCTCCACCCATGAATCTTTCGACCGGGCCACCTACCATGAGTGGACCGCCGCATGTCACCAAGGTGCCATTAGCGCCGTTGCCGCACTAACCGACTCCGATTTATGTGAGGACGCCTTTTCCAAGGCTTCATTCATGGTGATAATCGAAAAAAATATTTAGAAGAAAATTAATCCCTTCGTTAAGAAATATAAGAGTGGTAAGTGCGAGAGAAGACGGATGGGCTCGGATGGCGGTGCGAAGAGGGGTAAGGCGGATGTGCTAAGGCTGGGGGGCGCCGGCCGGCTTAAATAGCCGGCCCTGACCTCGGGCGGGGAGCCAAGCAGCGCCACTCGACGTTCACACCGCGCCGACGGTCGAGGCGCCCGTTGGACTGTCGGGTTTTCCGGCGAGACCGTGTGGGTCCACGATGTCAGTCCGACGTGACGGACATCTCCGGGCACCCCCGGACTCCCCCATATCCGCTCCATATTTTGGTCGAAAATGAGGGGTGCTGGTCAGCTCGGACGTTTAAGACCGGTTTGAGAGGCTCATCTGGATCACATTTCCGTGACTGGATGGTCTGTCCGGGCATTTGAGACGGGTGCGaggggtccggctgtagatgctctaaattGGGATAGGTGGTTTTGATGGAAATCTCAAAGAGAAAGGTCTAATATGTAAATAATGAAACGAACGCCCTATAGCCTCATAATTAAACAAAGGAGATGGGCAATACGGTAAAGCGTCCCGTTGGCGGAGTCAAGTCAACGGAGCTACATTAATTCAATTGTCTTCCTTGTGCTCACCTAATCCCCTTTTGCCGGCCCCGTCCCCTCGCACACAAGGAAGCATAGAAGGAGAAGCAGCTGCTGCTGTAATGGAACAAAATCCATGGAAGTTTCACAGCATCGTACGCTATGTGTTGCTTTGTGTGGCGAGCATTCATGAGGCGATGCGGTCTATGTGGTATGTTCTCCTTGATCCCTTGGTCTCTATTATTGTGGTACGCCACAAATTCCTTTCCATCTCATGCATGGTCATTCGCTCGATCGTGTGCATAGACCGTTCGTTCGTATTATTTCTATCCCTCTCTCTGTGTGATAATAGGCCGTTTGCTCGTATCCCTCTCTCTGTGTGATAATAGGCCGTTTGCTCGTATCCCTCTTCCATCTCTGCCGCGTAGAAAGCAAGAAACCATGGCGAAAAATTAAGGGACGGAGGGTAAGAAAGAAAGACTAAGGTGAGATTATCGATGCTCATCGCGCCCTTGCGTGGATCCAGCCTCGCCGCTGATCATGGTCgcctttttccttcttcttcttttgtttgcgGGGGGCCGCTGATGACAGTCCCTGCACGGACACCACCATGGCACCCTGGCTGGAGCTCGACCCAccgcaagctaggccaaaatcccccTTAGGCCCACGCGACAAGCCTCAGGCGGGAAAATCGAGAAGCCGGCTGCGCCATCAACGGCGGCGCGCGGTGGCCGGAGGAAGCCTCCGCCTCATGGGGATGGTGGTCTCGTCGGGAAATAATTGAGGATGGACGGAGAGAAAACGTGGGGCCCAGCAATGAACGCTTTGGTTGGATGCCGTGCAGCTTCATTCGGTAGCTTGACCTCGTAGTGCATCCATGGACGCACCAATACCACTCCTCTCTTTCATCTTTTTTTGTGCGGGGTTGTCCTATTTTTCACCTggcatttcttttcttcttcttctcgttccacTTTGTTTTTTGAATTCGTATTGAATTATACTTGGTTGCTATactttttttttaataaaatggCTGTGTGCGTCATTTGATGCAGAGGCCCGAATAATTCTCCTTTTCAAAAAGTAAATGACAAATGTACTAATAAACATTTGTGCCGTTCGTACAGGTCTCGCAGAGACGCCATCCACTCCGACAAGCCCATATATCATCTCCCCACTGTGATGCTTGTTCGAGCTGATGGGTCAATCAATAACAACACTCGTATAAAGGATTCTTTTGAAGTTCGATTCCCCATGACAACCGCAACAAAGGGAGACTTTGATAACAAGATCGGCTCCCATACGATGCATGAACGGGAGATTTTCAGGTAGTATCAGATTCCTCCTGCGCCCTCTCTCTTAATCTTATCTACGCCCGGCCCGCTAGCTAGCTACAGCTAGAATAACTTCTTTGAATCTTCTTTACTGTCCATTTTTACATATATACTACTGACCATATAATTATAATCTGAAATGTTATTTGCTACCAGTGCACGTCACCAACTCTTCTACgtgatgttttttgctggccatctgATTGATCAAACACTTGCCTGCCTAAAATCTACGCTGCAAACAAGCATCCTGAAAAGGAAACGGAGGTCGCGCTCCGTATCACGCACGGATAGAATCGCTCGAGAAACTCCAGCGGGAAGTACTGGCGGTCTGTATCACGATGGAATGGGTGACGTTGACACCCTTCCAGCGGCATCTCTACACGTACAGAACAAACTGAACATAGTTTCTCGCAAGAATGGTTTTGAATACTATACAGGAGGCTTGGAGGATGTAGATGTAATTCGGGAACATCAAAGGTACGCGCATTCTCTCTCCCTTCTATTGTGTCCGATCAAGAGTTTGTACATGATTCACAAAATCAGTTGGCTAGAGAGATAGGTATTTTGATAGTCAGTGTCCCGGCCGGTAAAATAATACTGGTAGTACTGACCGACCGACCGACTGACTGCTATCATGTTTTCATTCGTCGTGTAACTAATCGCATATGCATACCTCCTGTCACGGATCACAGCATCATAGAGGAAGCGGAGAGGAAAACTGCAACAACCTGGGTGGTCGCCACCGCAGCTACACAGCACGCGACGGGGAACCGTGACCTCCTATCCGGTTTAACGCCCGATCAACCGGGCCGCTTCGTTCTCTCGGCCGACGGAGCGGCGCCCATGCAGGTCGTCGCCCACGGCTGTGTCATCACAAACACGGTGGTTCTCCCCAACGTGCTGTACGTCCCAGGGCTCACGGCTAACCTCGTCTCTGCCAGTCAGCTTGTCGAGCTCAACTACACCCTCGAGTTTAGCCGTGGTGCGTGTCATATCAGGAGTGCCGCCGATGGCACCATCGTCGGCAAAGCCAGTGTTGTTGGAGAAAGTGGTTTGTTCGAGTTGGACTTCCTGAAAGTCCTGCCTTCAATAAACATGCGCGTTCTTTGAAACATAAAAGCGAGGAGATCTAATTATTCCTCTTACCTATGCATGTTTGAGTATAGAAACTCATGGTGGCATGTAATTTGAATAAGTGCATGGGCCTGCAGCTGATTAGTATGGCCAAATGCAGCTTCGTATTGGGCGTGTATGCCCTAACAAACTAAGAAACCATGCTTGGTCAATTTGATATACATGTATCCCCTCGAAAAAATATTAATAGTCCATGTATGTagtatatgttggaaatatgcccgaaaggcaataataaatagttattattattgtttcaagataatcgtttattatccatgttataattgtattgaatggaaacataaatgcatatgtggatatatagacaaaactatgtccctcgtgagcctctagttgaccagcctgtagatcaaggatggttaatgtttcctaaccatagacaagtgttgtcacttgatgacgggatcacatcattgggagaatgatgtgatggacgagatccaaactataaacgtagcatgtgatcgtgtcattttgttgctattgttttctgcatgtcaagtattcatttctatgaccataagatcatgtaactcactgacaccggaggaatgccttgtgtgtatcaaacatcgcaacgttactgggtgactataaaggaactctacaggcatctccgaaggtgcccgttgagttagcatggatcaagactgggatttgtcactccgtgtgacggagagatatctcggggcctactcggtaatacaacatcacatacaagccttgcaagcaatgtgactaaagtgttagtcacgggatcttgtattacggaacgagtaaagagacttgccggtaacgagattgaaataggtacggaggtaccgacgatcgaatctcgggcaagtaacatatcgaaggacaaagggaatgatatacgagattgtttgaatccttgacatagaggttcaaccgataagatcttcgtagaatatgtaggatccaatatggacatccaggtcccgctattggatattgaccggagagtgcctCAGGTTATgcgtacatagttcttgaacccgcagggtctgcacacttaaggttcggtgacgtttatgtatagttgagttatatgtgctggtgaccaaagtttttgttcaaagttccggatgagatcccggaagtcacgagggtttccgaaatggtccggagaggaagattgatatataggattgttgcatttggcttctggaaagatttcgggcattttcggtaaagtaccgggagtgacgaatgggttccggggttttaccgggaggggccacccacccgggagagaacctaattggcccatgggtggcacacgagcccttagtgggctggtgaggccagcccaatagggctatttaggCCAAggaaaaaacaaaggcaaaaaaaaggaggtgggaaggaaggaagggactcctccttccaaaccgaattggaggagggttCCTTCCTCCCTCTCGGCCgaagccctcctacttggagtaggaggcaagcctccaccccttggttcctcctatatatactagaggtttttgtgacacaactttgccacgtgcaaccctaaacctctacttcgtagttcttcctctagatcggatttctgcggtgcttaggcgcgaagccctgcaggaatagatcaccaccaccactggcgcgctgtcacgctgccggagtactcaactacttccctgtctctcttgctggatcaagaagggggagatcgtcatcgagctgtgtgtgtgctgaacgcggaggtgccgtccgttcggtactagatcgggacggatcgtgggactgcagcgatttagatcgcgaagacgttccactacatcaaccacgtttcttaacgcttcctgcttagcgatctacaagggtatgtagatctgatctccctctcgtagatgatcatcaccatgataggtgttcgtttgcgtaggaattttttttgtttcccatgcaacgttccccaagagtatAGTATTCTAGTTTGTGTGCAATTGCAACTATAATATGTTGAAACCTGTATTGCAAATGACCCCCTCCTGATGGAGATAGCAGTGACATGTGTTGTCGGATGGCAACCTCAACACATTCATCTCCTCAGGAACCAGCTGACCAGGATGAAGCTTGGATGAAACTAAACATAGGTCCGAACAGGTCCGAACCGACTGACGGGGATATGTACCttggatagggtcataggcctgacctatatgtcctatctaagggcacctcattaaagacttgaagaTTACAAGGAGGGTTCTGACTGGATAGCCATGGTGTGTGAATCACTCGGTACAGAAATCACTCGGAGAATTTCCCCCTTCACTTGACAATTAACTTCCACTCAGAAgaaccagaagccagtcgacgcagaagaccagaagccaccccACGGAGGCCGACTGGTGACCATTCGGCAGGTCgtcataagtaacatttattacatacgttatcagtaaAGTACGCCTTTAAACTCCACTGATCGAGACCTTGGTTGTCTGGCCTTTATGGgggtagcacactctatataagccatccctcccctctggcacaagggttcgcacccccgtgTAACACACATATTTCAGTGGACATAAagctcctgagcactgagacatagggctgttacctccatgagaggggtctgaactcatacattgagtgtacaagcttgtcgtagctaggaatcTGCCCTCTcccttcataccctacacatctactgtcacgaTCATtcgcacgacagttggcgcccaccatggggcaggcgtctaatcgacttccggcaagtttgtagTTTTTCGTCTTCGTCATGTCTTCCGTCGGCGGTATGTCTTCGGGCCACGAGATCCATTTCGGCGCCCTCATCTTCATTGCCAATGATTCagcatggcttcaggaggcgcctATGGACGTTGAGGCTCTCCCGATCCACGGGGCAACGCACTACAGTGCAAGCTCCTGCGGCGTACTTCTTCGTCAGTCGTCGACTCCAATTTTGACTGTTCTCCCCGTTGCACGCCGTCGCCAGCGATCCAGTCACTCACGGCTGCAGTGTTGGGTGAGTAATGCGGCGGCCCATCAAGCGTCGTCCCCACAGATTGCGACCATCGAGCCCACGGAGTCACCTCGTGGTTCGATCTACTCGGCGTCGTTTCCGTCTGACGctccttccgagtgcgagagctgcacTCCAGCGGCGGAAACATTCATGGCGGGTTTGCAGGGAAGCCCGCCTTGCTTCAGTCGCGGCGGGCGCAAGGGCGGGGAGCCGTCGGGTGATCATAGTCGCCAGCGCCCTCCAACTTCCAGTCAGCGTCAGCACCAGCTTTTTCCGAATGGACCTCCGAAGAATGTTGAGGTATTTCACACACCAGTCCTTAATGTAGCACAGCAGCTAGGATAGTAGATTCTCTTCAGCCATCAGATTTAGAGGCAGGTAGAGGTTTGCAACAAATTTGTACGTTGTTGCAGGCTGCGCAATAGCAAAATTGGACTGTCTCTCAGTCGTTGAACAGATTGCACAACAATTCACCGAGAGCAGATACAGTTCAACCAGTGTATAGTCCAGGGTCTCCACAGCGTCGTAGAGGTTGGGACTACCGTGATGATCGGTTCAGAGATCAGGGGCGGAACCAGTTTCCTCCTTGGTATCACCATGACAAACGTCAtcgagtgcattctcctccgcggagtggatCATATGTGCTCGACACTACGGCGACAGCCACCCGGATGGTCACGAGTGTGAACCTGGATATGATGCGAGGAATTACCTCGCCCAGAAGAGGattgacaggggtcgagcccacagaGATGGTTATGacagagatcgtccgagtggaagtggcacCGTCGTCTctagtcccgagtgcttcagcagAGTGATTCGCTCCGCtaatattccccccaacttcaggttggcggcagGAATAAGCAAGTTCATCGAAGAATCAAAACCTGAAACATGGTCGGATGACTactgagtggcagtccagattggTGGAGGCAATGACAATGTGGCTATGAAGCATTTACCCTTGATGTTGGATGGTTAGGCCCGcgcatggctgaaccagttggctcctccTAGCACCTACTGCTAGGAGGATTtatcccgagtgttcatcaaaaccttctagggcacgtgcaaacgcccttctGGTCTGACTGAGTTACAACACTGCGTGCAGAAGCCGAGTGAAACTCTACGTGGCTACATCCAGCGGTGGGCCACTCTCCACCACACGGTGGAAAACATATCTGAGCATCAAGCAgtgtgcgccttcaaggcaggcgtcagGTACAAAGAGTTGTATCTGAACTTCGGTCGGACAGGCAACATGTCGCTGAGTAAGATGGTGGAGATTGTCGCCCGTTACgccaatggtgaagaagaagaccgccttcgCAGCGGTAAAGGAAAAGCATTCGACAACGATGCGGGAGGCGGAAATTCCAATCGGAAACAAAAACGCAAGGCTGAAGGTTCTGCTCAGGCAGAACCGGCTGCTCTGgcagtgatgtctactacgcaaccttctccttgtagacgttgttgggcctccaagtgcagaggtttgtaggacagtagcaattttccctcaagtgggtgacctaaggtttatcaatccgcgggaggcgtaggatgaagagtctcttgtgtccccaacacacccaatacaatgataagttgtataggtgcactagttcggcgaagagatggtgatacaagtgcaatatggataatagatataagtttttgtaatctgaaaatataaaaacagcaaggtaattaataataaaagtgagcacgaacggtattgcaatgtgtggaaacaaggcctagggttcatactttcactagtgaagttctctcaacaatgataacataattggatcatataactagccctcaacatgcaacaaagagtcactccaaagtcactaatagcggagaacaaacgaagagattattgtcgggtacgaaaccaccacaaagttattctttctgatcgatctattcaagagtccgtagtaaaataacacgaagctattctttccgttcaatctatactagagttcgtactagaataacaccttaagacacacatcaaccaagaccctaatttcATCTagttactccattgtcacctcaagtatccgtgggcatgattatactatatgcatcacacaatctcagaatcatctattcaaccaacacacggaacttcaaagagtgccccaaagtttctaccggagagtcaaaacgtgtgccaacccatatgcataggttcccgatgtcacgaaacccgcaagttgatcaccaaaacatacatcaagtactcacatgaatatcccattgtcaccatagatagacacgtgcaagacatacatcaagtgttcttaaagactcaatccgataagataacttcaaaggggaaagtcaattcattacaagaagggagagggggaagaacatcataggatccaactatagtagcaaagcccgcggtacatcgagatcatgacatctcaagaacacgagagagagagatcaaacacatagctactggtacataccctcagccccgagggagaactactccctcctcgtcatggagatcgccgggatgatgaagaaggccaccggagatggattccccctccagcagggtgccggaacaggctcccgattggtttttggtggctacagaggcttgcggcggcggaactcccgatctaggtttatttctagaggtttctgtatttataggagcgGATGGTGTCGAGAACAAgttagggggacccacgagggagtcatgagccccccaggcgcgcccaggggggtgggcgcgcctccctagctcgtggcttcctcgggactcccctctggtatctttttcttctggtatttttgatattttccataaaaaatcacggcgaaagttttattccgtttggactccgtttgatattcctatctgaaaaaggtcaaaaacaaggggaaaacaggaactggcactgggctctaggtcaataggttagtcccaaaaataatataaaatagcatattcatgcatataaaacatccaaagttgataatataatagcatggaacgatcaaaaattatagatacgttcgagacgtatcaagcatccccaagcttaattcctgctcgtcctcgagcaggtaaatgataaaaacagaatttttgatgtggaatgctacctaacatatattgtaacatgaatattcagatccatatgattcaaagcaaaaaaattaatattgacataagaacaataatacttcaagcatactaacaaagcaatcatgtcttctcgaaataacatggccaaagaaagttatccttacaatatcatatagtctggctatgctccatctttctcacacaacgtatttaaatcatgaacaaccccggtcttagtcaagcaattgttttcacacttttactttctcaaaccttttcaactctcacgcaatacatgag
Coding sequences within:
- the LOC123445393 gene encoding uncharacterized protein LOC123445393, whose amino-acid sequence is MEQNPWKFHSIVRYVLLCVASIHEAMRSMWSRRDAIHSDKPIYHLPTVMLVRADGSINNNTRIKDSFEVRFPMTTATKGDFDNKIGSHTMHEREIFSARHQLFYVMFFAGHLIDQTLACLKSTLQTSILKRKRRSRSVSRTDRIARETPAGSTGGLYHDGMGDVDTLPAASLHVQNKLNIVSRKNGFEYYTGGLEDVDVIREHQSIIEEAERKTATTWVVATAATQHATGNRDLLSGLTPDQPGRFVLSADGAAPMQVVAHGCVITNTVVLPNVLYVPGLTANLVSASQLVELNYTLEFSRGACHIRSAADGTIVGKASVVGESGLFELDFLKVLPSINMRVL